The following are encoded in a window of Pongo abelii isolate AG06213 chromosome 14, NHGRI_mPonAbe1-v2.0_pri, whole genome shotgun sequence genomic DNA:
- the LOC100436557 gene encoding tubulin beta chain, with the protein MMAACDPRHGRYLTLAAVFHGRMSMKEVDEQMLNVQNKNSSYFVEWIPNNIKTAVCDIPPRGLKMAVIFIGNSTAIQELFKRISEQFTAMFCRKAFLHWYTGEGMDEMEFTEAESNVNELVSEYQQYQHATAEEEEDFSEEAEEEA; encoded by the coding sequence ATGATGGCTGCCTGTGACCCCCGCCACGGCCGATACCTCACCTTGGCTGCTGTCTTCCATGGTCGGATGTCCATGAAGGAGGTCGATGAGCAGATGCTTAATGTGCAGAACAAGAACAGCAGCTACTTTGTGGAATGGATCCCCAACAACATCAAGACAGCTGTCTGTGACATCCCACCTCGCGGCCTCAAGATGGCAGTCATCTTCATCGGCAATAGCACGGCCATCCAGGAGCTCTTCAAGCGCATCTCAGAGCAGTTCACTGCCATGTTCTGCCGGAAGGCCTTCCTCCACTGGTACACAGGCGAGGGCATGGACGAGATGGAGTTCACCGAGGCTGAGAGCAACGTGAACGAGCTTGTCTCTGAGTATCAGCAGTACCAGCATGCCActgcagaagaggaggaggatttcagtgaggaggctgaagaggaggcCTAA